The Schistocerca piceifrons isolate TAMUIC-IGC-003096 chromosome 5, iqSchPice1.1, whole genome shotgun sequence DNA segment ACAAATTGATTTTTGGTCTGTCAGGAATAAAGTTTTCTCAACATTACATTCAGGCTCGCAGCGGGATAGAATGAACATTGTATCTCTGTCCGAGAGTGGTTCTCCACCTCGTATTAGCAGGTTTAGCAAAATGTACGAAGAACGAAAAATATTCCGACACAGCTCTGAAAATCAGTTCTTACAACATATGGAATACACTTCGGAACATATTTCAACTAAATAATATTTTCCAACGTTACTAAGACTGTCTCTCGTGAGTGAAACAAATATGTATACGTACCTGCTCCTTTTGATTGTACAAGGTCGGCAATGAGTTATACCCAGTAGACAACCCATGTACTCAAGCAGAATATCGATACTGGTCAATCAAAAGAAAGCCATTTGGTGATACTCAGTTTCAGCTACGATACCAATGATTCGGATCCGTCCACTCGTTTAAGTCGATACCGAACCTAAGTGGTGGTAAAACTCTGCGATGCGACGGATTCTTAGTCAAAGGATGGTTTCGGTGAATGTCTGACTAATAGGAGCTCGTTAATCAAAGAGTAAGAAATACTTATATCTAGTCGTTAACTTTTTATGATGTTCGAACACTACGTATGACGTGATTCGCAAATGCGTGTACTAAGATAAAaggtttcaaaaataaaaaagattgtTAATTCAACTTTAACCTAAAGATAATCCTACCGTTTTCTTTAATTCTGAGATTGCAGAATAAAGTCATTAGTATATGACAGAAATTGGGGTGGTCCCGTCGTATTTATCATGCACACAATTCAATATACTTCTACGTTCCTCGTTTACTGCATTTTGCGTTGTATTAAGTTCGTAGGATTTTTTCATACGCGTAATAAACACAACAGGAGATACACATAactgagactttagtcatcaataatatattctccttcacaacGGTATGCCAAAGCTGGAATAAATTTTCGAtttcgtgactgtagaaatcacgtggtttagtGTCGAAGAATTCCTCGTGCCATGttaggagtgcattttcatccagaaaggctTCGTTGGAGCTTTCTCGATAGatggcggaaaaggtgaaaatctgagagtacaagatcagctgaacaAAGTTGGTGCCGAATGGCATCCAGACCTACCTCCCgcataacgttttttttttttgtcaatctagcagaatgtGATCGGGCGTTACCGTGGAATAACATAACTTCACGTAGTGTTCCAGGTCGCTGTTCTTCGACTGTGCAAGCAAGACATCTCGGTTCTTAACAATAACTGTCAGCAGTGACGGTTCCATAtgggggaagcaattcatagtacgtAGACCACACGGTCGCTGTTCCAACACATGCATAACATCTTCTTTGTTATGTCTTTCGACTGGAAGTTGCTCCACTGTtagggctcagccattcctttctttccgttatgttggcataaagacaccatttcttgtcatcaGCAACGATACAGGATGGGAAGTGTCGGTGTTGTTCACTAGCCGGttgacgacgagcaagcagagatgcacacatgtggtccacccgctgatttttgtgattttggtttagagcatacGGTACCAATAcacccgatttctgaaccttctctattggatgcaaatgtcgcacgatagtggaatgatcatatttcatcacatttgccagttctccagtACAGTGGCGTagattattgtggattaatgcgtttaaatgatcttcatcaaaccctgaacgtggagagtcactaatttcAAAACGAATCTCATTAAAACGAGGAAATCATTTtcctgccgtgctctgtccagtgtcaTTATCCCCATGCACGGCTTAAGTGTTTATGGTTGTCTCCGCTGCCGGCACACATCTATAGAAgtcaaatagaagaatatgtcgaaaatgttccgatttctctagttggcactccattttctagcgtccacagctcaatTCAGTATctccaaatcacaaaattacaatatgcaaattcaaatcgcaacaatgaactacaaataaaaaatgacaatctatGTATAAACCGATAACAACCGGAACACCAtcatgcaaaataaaaacgctacgaacttgtgcaccaacctaatatatgtTTTATGGAAGACCTAGCCCTTCTATAAAGATGAAACATGTTATTTAATACCGACAACCTCTTGCTCTTGGCGTTTGTTTTTAGTTCTAAGTATTTGAAGAATACGACAAGAAACATTTCCTTGATTCCATAATAATGAAAGTTACTACCTCTAAGAGctaaaatttgttgtttttgtaGCATTAACACGTAACTGTTTACATACATCCACAAAATTCATTGAGGGTTGTGCATAATTGCCTTTCACTATGGACATATGTCAGAGGAAGGGGAAAACAAGGATCCATGTGTATTTGAATACACTTTGATGCATCTTAAATTGGTTCAGCCACAGTAAAATAGATTGTagagtaacaaaacaaatttttattagaAAACGTAGGTTGCGTTACAGCGTTTACGCATGAAGTTCCTTCTCCTTATCCTCGTATTTTTTGGAGAACTTCCCTTCGGGGTCATACTTGGCCTTCAGCTTTTGCCACGTCTCTTGCTTGTGGTTGATGAGATGTTTCAGAACTTTTCTCGAGCCCTCCTTCTGCCTGTCGTTGCATTTGGAACATTCGTCCTTCAAAGCGTCAGGAAGGACTTCTGCAATTAAGAAAACCACCTCTGAAGTTGAACTAATATTTACTTCACTTATTCGAAATAAAATGATGAATTCACTAACAAAAATCACATGTAAATACTAAACAAACGTCGTACAACACAAGGAATATtgtgtgctaaagatataattTTGAGAACTTCTGGATATAAGAGAATACATCAAGAGATATTAATTTTCTATAGGAAATCATAGGCAGGGATTGTTTGGTTAGACATTTAGGGGTCTTATTTTCTAGAAGTTAGTGACTCCTGAACTATAGTCATATTCCCATGTAGTTCACCAAAGGGTAGTTAATCTTCATGACTCAATCTAATCATTTACAGTAACATTGTTCGAGACCATCCAAACACAATTTAGTGACAGATGGGTTTGTAGAGGAGAATCTGTTAGCTAGACATCATGTTCATTGGTCGATGTTTATTGTAGGCTCTGAGAAGAATTTGGTGTATTTCcaaaaaaagttatgaaaatttagtggctgttgtaattattctctatCTTATAGAATGTGGTACTTACAAATTTGGGTCTTAGACAAAAGTAGTCATTATTCCTATACAAAGTAAAGAAATTCGTAAAAGTTCCCTTACCATCTACTATATCTCTTCCTTGTCACCTGAGTTTATTCTATAGAGGAAGACGAAGCTAAAATAATTTACATAAGTTTACATGCACGATAGCACTAAAACTTTTTATAGAGAGCTGTAGAGGAGACAGCTTAGAACTAGCCACGGAGTAATGGCTTTTCACTAATCGTACCCTACCCCATGTGTATGACTAATATGATCATTTCTTTGAAGACTGTTGTACACTATTTAAAATGGaacatatattttcttttttgatattaTGAATGAGCTTTTGAAAAGCTTACTCAGCTCCTGAAGTAAAGTGAATCGACCATTCCTTATCTTCTACATCGTCCAAGAAATTgcctaaaatataaaatttttgggGAAACTACCCTTTTATCATCAGTCATGTGGCTTATTGAGGAGCACAATATTTTACCCTCTTGCAGTGATCTCTTCAGCTCACTATAGCACTGACATccaacgtcgtcaattatttgttgtatatagtACCAAAGAACGTATTCCTTCATACTGAAGAAATGTGTCTTACTATCCTATGCCTTGCTTGCAGATATATCCTTTGCCGATTCTATGGGAAACAAATTTATGGAAACAATAGATAGCCTAAATCAAGATACGTAAAAACACATACACGAACAAAcgaacacacacgcgcacacgcacagaaagagagggacacagagtAGAGCGTCGAATTTGCAGGTGCTAGTTACTATCGTTATACCAATCCTtcaaaagaaaatttacataccACAAGCGGATACGTTACGAGGTTAAATGGTAACTAATGCGTCTGTGCTCATCAGAAAGACACCGTAGTGACCATTACGCATAGTGGCATCAGCGTATGAACTCAGGTTGCTGTTGAAGGCGTAGCCTACCCTCAGGCTTTGACCCCCATAACTCAGTACACTGTACTTTCACTTTACGCACTGTCTGTCATGTTCCATTCTCGTATAGGGGAGGGAAAAATTAATACCTGTATGCATCTATATGTACCCTAGTTTCTATTCTTCTTGTATGTGATATATATGATGAATGCAACAGATTTGTCGTGCCATCTACGGTTAtccgttttctgattttatttaatAGTGAGTATTGTCAACTTTCCATACATCCTTACCTAAATCTCGTACTCCGAATAACTCTTCCATGACTTTGTTCGACGTATTTTGTCAGgactataaaataaaaatttcatatatTATTGTAACATTACAAACAGCTGCACTAGAGTTTTCTAGGTGGTTCAAAGTCCTCTCAACAAATCAGTCTTAAGTTCCCAATTCTTACTACCGACTTCACTTCTTCATTCATTCAAATATTAATTTATATTGCGATTATatcaaataatttacaaacacTAGCCATTTTGTAGTTTGGTACTAACGGATTCTTTATTTTCTTTACAGACATTCTTGcttttgtgcattttaatagaTTAAGTGGAAAGGCTACCATTCTAAATTTCCATTAATTTATCAGCGCTAAATATTGATGGTTAGGCAACAGGATTCTAGTTACTAAAATTTTGGTGACACTGGTTTATCCTAAGCTATTGTGTACTCCAATTAATTTTAAAACGTCATATACAAGTTTCCAGATAATTGAAGCGagagcacacattttcagaaaGAATTTTCGTTCCATTGGTGATGCTATCATCATGTTACAGTATTAAAATTTTTCACCGTCTGTAACTGCTAAGGAGTTGTCATTTAATATTAAAACGTAAAAACACGAAAATTCAACATGATTACGTTACCATTATATTGATATGTCAATCGTCTTTTACTAGTATacaatatgaaaatcgtatgtttcttTAGCACTTTCCTCACTGCATGCATTTACTTTGTACAGGATGATCATGAATAAAAGTTTTGAAGACAATTGTAATAAAACGTTTTCAGTCTGCTGTGATGTTAGTGACATTGTATTTTCTGGCTGCACACCTTCATTATATTCGTGTCAATCACCCGTACGCATTAAgaggtatctggacacctggctgaaaatgacttacaagttcgtggcgccctccatcggtaatgctggaattcagtaaggtgttagcccacccttagccttgataacagcttccactctcgcaggcatatgttcaatcagctgctggaaggtttcttggggaatgcagcccatttttcacggagtatTACactggagaggtatcgatgtcggtcggtgaggcctggcaccaagtcagcgttgcagaacatcccaaaggtgttctataggactcaggtcaagactctgtgcaggccagtccattacagggatgttattgtcgtgtaaccactccgcgacaggccgtgcattatgaaaaggtgctcgatcgtgttgaaagatgcaatcgccatccccgaaatgctcttcaaccgtggaaagcaagaaggaacttaaaacatcaatgtaagcctgtggtgtgatagtggcacgcaaaacaacaagggttgcaagccacctccatgaaaaacacgaccacagcataacaccaccgcctccaaattttactgttggcactacacactggcagatgaggttcacagGCCATTCGTCTGCCattggatcgtcacattgtgtaccatgattcgtcactccacataacgtttttccactgttcaatcgtccaatgttttacgctccttacaacaagcatttactggcgtgatgtgtggcttatgagcagccgcttgaccatgaaatccaagttttctcagctcccgcctaactgtcaaagtacttgcagtggattctgatgcagtttggaattgctgtgtgatggtctggatagatgtctgcctattacacattacgaccgtctttaactgtcggcggtctgtgtcagtcagcagacgaggtcggcctgtacgcttttgtgctgtacgtgtcccttcaggtttccacttcactatcacatcggaaacagtggactaagGAATGAtaaggagtgcggaaatctcgcgtacagacgtatgacacaagtgacacccaatcacgtgaccactttcgaagtccgtgagttccgcggagcgccccattctgccctctcacgatgtctaatgactactgaagtcgctgataaggagtacctggcagtaagtggcagcgcaatacacctaatatgaaaaacctattgccacctagaataactccgaaagtctgatagtagctgagaagtttgtgggacaaatgttgcgagGGGAAACTGGctccataatatgacgttgattttttgttgctaggtggggtcgcgtgagAGATATGAAactcaacttcttttttttttttttaatggatgccatagtttggtacttattttctgatagcggctatcgagacgaatccagtgatgtgttacagtaaggtcacaaaggtggcatgaactaccatttagagaaggtgttcgaagttatgaccattggtatcaatgcagtgctacaatcttcttattatggattgagtggtattccttatcacttcagcactgatcgaagcacatgctctgacaattctctctcgtatatcgtgcaaatagtaaacgttcgccgaatatggcgtatccatctaacatgccattgacatgtaaacaccattcgacggtttcgcaacacaacactaataggaacggtaagactagtatcccCGAATCAAGCGaacgtgaatgatgtattccttcgaagaacaagtcgatatgcttctcaattACGAAGAATGACAAAGAAATTCAGTAAGAGTTAgaaacttatacgctgaaagatatcctcaacatactcaccgTGCATCGCAAACATACCTGGAAAAGGacagttactaacgaggaaacgtaaattggtactcttgccactgtggctcGAGATCCTTGTTTTAGTTCGCgtaaaatcgcaagggaatctggcatgagccacagtagtgttgttcgtgttctgcatagccataaatatCACCCTCACCAtaacagtctccaccaagaattaactggtacgtattgtatgtgccgcattgaattctgccgattggctcaacttcaaattcagagggatgaaacatttattaatttggttcaaatagttcaaatggtttaacatctgaggtcatcagtcccctagaactgagaactacttaaacctaagcaacctaatgacaccacacacatccacgcccgaggccgcattagaacctgcgactgttgcggtcgcgcggttacagactgaagcgcctaaaaccgctcgtccacaacggccgcctttattaatttgattttatttactgaagagGATACATTCAtgaaccacggaaatgttaatttgcataatatgcgtTATTGGTCATCTAAAAGTCCATGTTGACTGTGGCAAGTTGCACGCCAATaaccatggtcggtgaatgtatggtgtgggattctgggggACAGACTTataggcccctattttatcgaaggaaatcttaatgttaagaggtacaccacattcctgcaagaaacattaggtctgttactggaagaaatacctttagaagcaaggaacagaatgtggtctcaacacgatgggtgtccggcacgtttttcgctgatggctagaaataagtTTCAGAGAAAATTCCCATATCGTTCGATTGGTCGCGGAGGAGATGTgtagtggccggctcgttcgccagatttgacgcctctggattttttcttgtggggattcttaaaggacattgtttataaagactttCCAACTACGCCTGAATAtaagcgagagagaattgtcagaacatgtgcttcaataagtgccgaagtgataaggaataccactcaatctgtaataagaagatcgcagcactgcattgataccaatggtcatcacttcgaacatcttctgtaaatggacgttcgtgccacctttgtgACTTTCGTTGACGATCGaaggccttactgttacacatcattggattcgtctcgataggcgctatcagaaaataagtaccaaactatagcatcccttaaaaaaaaacgaagttgaccttcatatctctgaagcgaccccagtTAGCAACAAGaaactaacgtcatattatggcccctgttgtcctatGCTATTTGTGTCccataaacttttcagctcctatcgtattttcggagttattcttggtggcaatagttagtggctcCCCCTGTATGTAGagtgtgtgtttctctctctctctctctttctctctcagtgcgcgcgcgcgtgtgtgtgtgtgtgtgtgtgtgtgtgcgtgtgtgtgtgtgtgtgtgtgtgtgtgtgtgcgtgcgtgcgtgtgtgtgtgtgtgtgtgtgtgtgtgtgtgtaattagtaAGCAATGTGCAGATGTGCATGGAATATAAtcggcgatcaaaaaatttccattTGAAGGGCACACTAACCCCTTgtctacatgtcagtgcttatatgcccacctgtgcggctggtccctgcggaggttcgagtcctccctggggcatgggggtgtgtgtttgtccttaggataatttacgttaagtagtgtgtaagcttagggactgatgaccttaccagttaagtcccataagatttcacacacatttgaacgttttttataTGCCCACCTTGGTGTCACGcagggttgcatatacgctgcagccgCACTCTCAAACGGAAACTTGTTGACTCCCTTTTATAGCTACAAGTTAGATAAATAACGTGCAGCGTATCCACAAAGAGGGGTAGCCAACAGTACACCCAGCAGTATGTAATGTCGCCTCATACACCAGACGGCTCTTGTCCACGCATCATTTCCAGACAAAGAAACGGTATGCGTGAGACTGGGTGCCCCGTTTACCGCCCTGCTAACCTGTCCGTTATTGTGGAACATACCATTCATCTGTTCCCGACAAAGTGCGCAGAGGCGTCCTCAAGTTGGAGCCATACATTTCCACAGCTCCCAAAGATACTCCCTACAACGACTCCTGTAACAGTTCACTACAATTTTTTTCCTTACTAGAGCGTATTAGACAGAAATAAGTACCACTATCTGAAAATTTGTGCAGCTGATAGATTTTTTTTAGTATAAAAAATCCTCCTCTCTGAACCCTCAACAATGACAACCCATTTGTAGAAGTTACGCTATATTTGATTTGTAATGAGACTGTTTCTTATAGTAAGACTATTTCTTGCATAGCGCAAAATCTGCGTTCGTTTCGTGAATTGACAACTGAGAACCTGAAGCGATTATGAAGAGCACATCTTATATTCATAAACTATGCAAGAGTCGACAAGATATGTTCTCGGTACGTTGTGGTAATCAAACCACTACAAACGCTGATTATCAGCTCTAAACAAAGAAATGTGTATTTGTTTACGCTGTTTAGGATCGAGAGAGGCTTTCAACGAAAATTCACGTGACTGACTGCCAACAGAATTCAGACTAAAATGCATTGcattcacagacagtaagaaaggtctagATTAAAAGTAGCCATATTCGATAGGATGTAACGTACCGTCCAGAAGAGAACATTGAAAAATTTATAACGTTATAGTCTCTTAATGAAGCAAAAGTTAAGAGCCTACTGAAAAAGCTTTAAGGAAGATACAAAGTACATAGGTTGGTCGATAGCAGACAAAGTAAGAAACGGAACTGCTAATGAAACCAACTGGATTTACAATACGCAAGTATAGCACACTACTAAAAATACGTGCAAGGATGCACAACTGCTCGATTCCCACATGCATGTACTTTTGTTGGCGGCAGGGAGAGAGGAAGGAACATTCAAGAAGAGATGTCAGACGACATGGAAGACAGCGCGTGACGCGTAACAGAAAATAATAAGCTTCTTCATATCTAACTCATTGTCGACATCGTACTTGTAGGAAGGGACGGAAATGGAACACCACAGTAGTATTTTCAAACTATTTATTATTCGGGCGACTAGTTTCAACGCAGAATTTGCATCAACTTTAGGTCCTACTATTAACCAAATTAGTATTTACAGTCACTGGTTCATGTACCATACGGCTCATACAATAAATAGGGGAGGTTGGCCGCTATTCATCATTAGTGTATATTCCGAACATATAATCAAATCCTTACTGTGACCACATAGACGCAGAAAGGATCTTTGTAAGCATATTATACCCCTGTGCTCGCAATGGTGACTGCACGTTCGGACTATAGACTCATGATGAATAACTGCACACGGAACCTAGTTATTAATGGGTCCTATGATATGTGAGGCGAGGAGTCGAAGTACTTATTTGGCTAACTGTAGGCCCTGAAGATGACGCAAATGCTGCCTGTATACTACTCGTCtgaataacaaacagaaaatatggcTGTGGTGTTCCATTTCATTACTTATATTGTCAGCCGCTGTTCGAAGTCTGCAAGAAGGATGGACTTTCACTATTTGAAGGAAGGTCAGCGGAGGCTGCTTCTTCATTGGTTAGCGACATATGGATTTTTACAGAGCACAGATACTTGACGTGGAGCAACAGCCGCGAGTAGCCTGCTGTTACACTTACTCTTCAGCTCCTTGCCATCAGCGGTGCAGCTGGCGTCTCCATCCTCGAGCAGACACTTGACGTAATTACTGAGCAGGCGATCGTTGGCGAGGATCTCGTCCAGGTTGACGTTATCGTACTTGGTGGTGTACCTCTCTTCGGCGGCGGCCAATGCGACGACGGCGAGCGCCGAAACGAGCAGCAGGGCGGCCTTCATGGCTGCGGCGGGCGTCCACTGCGAATGCTGTGAGGCGGCTGCGGCACGCATATATAGGAGGACCTCCTCCCACTGGGCCCGCGCACGTTTCTTTTCACCTTCAAGGGTAACGCATTGCGTAACAAacaccgtgttttttttttttttgtttttttttcggttcTCTGGAATCGAAACTGCCACCTTTTATGTCATTTCTTGCCGCAAAATTTCGTACTCTGCACATTGGACAGTTTATTAGTTCGTCCTA contains these protein-coding regions:
- the LOC124798616 gene encoding ejaculatory bulb-specific protein 3-like; the encoded protein is MKAALLLVSALAVVALAAAEERYTTKYDNVNLDEILANDRLLSNYVKCLLEDGDASCTADGKELKKVLPDALKDECSKCNDRQKEGSRKVLKHLINHKQETWQKLKAKYDPEGKFSKKYEDKEKELHA